The following are encoded in a window of Impatiens glandulifera chromosome 5, dImpGla2.1, whole genome shotgun sequence genomic DNA:
- the LOC124939728 gene encoding homeobox-leucine zipper protein MERISTEM L1-like, which yields MQMNIYMRMMLHGRQMQGENQNMNSVMDEQAPPNMNLLMNEEHKNLNFLMEEQAPPNMNMFMNDMDLNVNMGQTLNLNMMGQPIMFDEPNAFAIEEPNPHMTGENFNIEAENNNMTRSENHVLEAVEAFHEDEEGEGEGEYWAEEGESSNRRRKTYIRHSQAQIQEMEKYFKDCPRPDDKQRRMLSLQLGMDLVQVKFWFQNKRTQLKAQQERDENCQLRDENEQLKTDNLRYKNFIKNFLCHKCGGPSNKHGEISTEEEEQRLIAENERIREEVARVSNIASAGRSRNMGTRPNNNCMIQGQSSRMVSEQNQIRAAVVMPGQGGGSSMSRVSINHQQQPPRPQQQTLPGDLIDRDMIWQIAMISMEEIVKMAEMGEPLWIPNRSDCDIGFKLNEEEYFRVFPIGFGPRPGNLYCESSRHSTTLTISSGSLLDVFMSPTHWKSFFSAIVSKVSCLEILSSGMLPGNHNGALQVIFIESHAQTPFVPIRDNIVARYCRQVGEKKWAVVDVSLDIFRSFHLVKSRKRPSGCIIEDMGDGFTKVTWIEHVEAEEASGVHPIYKALVSSGLAFGAKRWLGILQSQTDRLVSVMYSTLPFSDITVAISTESKRSHTRLSERMVGIFNSGVSAAIGHHPWTTIIPYNGPNQIRVLMIRNTDIPGRPVGVILVATYSFWLNAMPITIFQYLQNQQTRSQWDALTSSMQPIEEISRVGIGRDNANSVSVLRLSPDMLVLQEENWDPMGAYIVYAPVDSTVVNLTLVGGDSDFVTMLPTGFVISPDGLGNGSDGAGSLVTLSMQILVDSNLNVVVQQSSVDALTTLLNNTVDSLKLAFMNQEDLFFT from the exons ATGCAGATGAACATCTACATGAGAATGATGCTTCATGGTCGACAAATGCAAGGTGAAAACCAGAATATGAATTCGGTAATGGATGAGCAAGCTCCTCCTAATATGAACTTGCTTATGAATGAGGAACACAAGAACCTGAATTTCCTAATGGAGGAGCAAGCTCCTCCGAATATGAACATGTTCATGAACGATATGGACTTGAATGTGAATATGGGGCAAACATTAAATTTGAACATGATGGGACAACCGATCATGTTTGATGAACCGAATGCATTCGCAATCGAGGAACCGAATCCACACATGACGGGGGAGAATTTTAACATAGAGGCAGAAAACAATAACATGACCAGAAGTGAAAACCATGTTCTAGAGGCAGTGGAAGCCTTCCATGAAGATGAAGAGGGCGAGGGTGAAGGCGAATACTGGGCCGAGGAGGGCGAGAGTTCTAACAGGAGGAGGAAAACTTACATTCGCCACAGCCAAGCACAGATTCAGGAAATGGAGaa ATATTTTAAGGACTGTCCACGCCCTGATGACAAACAAAGAAGGATGTTGAGCCTTCAATTGGGTATGGATTTGGTGCAGGTTAAGTTCTGGTTTCAGAACAAACGGACTCAATTGAAG GCTCAGCAGGAACGTGACGAGAATTGTCAACTTCGTGATGAAAATGAGCAACTTAAGACAGATAATTTGAGGTACAAAAATTTCATAAAGAATTTCTTGTGTCATAAATGTGGCGGACCAAGCAATAAACATGGAGAGATCTCGACCGAAGAGGAGGAGCAGCGTTTGATAGCGGAGAATGAGCGCATAAGAGAAGAA GTTGCTAGAGTTTCTAATATAGCTTCGGCCGG AAGAAGTAGGAACATGGGGACTAGGCCTAACAACAACTGCATGATCCAAGGGCAGTCATCTAGAATGGTATCAGAACAAAACCAGATAAGAGCAGCAGTAGTGATGCCGGGACAAGGTGGTGGTAGCAGCATGTCTAGGGTCTCGATAAATCATCAGCAGCAGCCGCCTCGGCCACAGCAGCAGACTCTGCCAGGGGATCTAATAGACAGGGATATGATTTGGCAGATTGCAATGATATCCATGGAAGAGATTGTTAAAATGGCCGAAATGGGGGAACCTCTGTGGATCCCAAATCGTTCTGATTGCGATATCGGGTTCAAGTTGAATGAAGAGGAGTATTTTCGGGTTTTCCCCATAGGATTCGGGCCTCGCCCTGGAAATCTTTACTGCGAGTCCTCTCGCCACTCCACCACCCTTACCATTAGTTCCGGTTCTCTTTTGGATGTTTTCATGAGTCCG acTCATTGGAAGAGCTTCTTCAGTGCCATTGTTTCAAAAGTGTCTTGTTTGGAAATCTTGTCAAGTGGAATGTTGCCAGGAAATCATAATGGTGCATTGCAAGTG ATCTTTATAGAGTCGCATGCGCAGACTCCTTTTGTTCCGATCCGTGACAACATAGTGGCAAGGTACTGCAGGCAAGTGGGTGAAAAGAAGTGGGCAGTGGTGGACGTATCTCTGGACATATTCCGGTCATTCCATCTAGTGAAATCGAGGAAAAGGCCTTCCGGGTGCATAATTGAAGATATGGGCGATGGATTCACAAAGGTGACTTGGATAGAGCACGTTGAAGCAGAAGAAGCGTCTGGTGTTCATCCAATCTACAAGGCTCTGGTCAGCTCCGGGTTAGCTTTTGGGGCCAAACGTTGGCTCGGTATTCTCCAGAGCCAAACCGATCGTCTGGTCAGTGTCATGTACAGCACCCTGCCCTTTTCTGACATAACGGTGGCGATAAGTACGGAAAGTAAAAGGAGCCATACTCGGTTATCTGAGAGGATGGTAGGGATCTTTAACTCGGGAGTGAGTGCGGCTATAGGGCATCATCCTTGGACTACTATAATTCCATACAATGGCCCAAATCAAATTAGAGTTCTCATGATCAGGAACACAGATATTCCCGGTCGTCCCGTAGGGGTCATCCTTGTCGCTACATATTCCTTTTGGCTCAATGCCATGCCCATCACTATCTTTCAATATCTCCAAAATCAACAAACAAGGAGTCAG TGGGATGCTCTTACATCTTCTATGCAACCAATTGAAGAAATCTCCCGCGTTGGGATTGGCCGAGATAATGCTAACAGCGTATCCGTGCTACGACTTAGT CCTGATATGCTGGTCCTGCAAGAGGAAAATTGGGATCCAATGGGAGCGTACATTGTATATGCCCCGGTTGACAGCACGGTGGTGAACCTGACTTTGGTGGGTGGGGATTCGGACTTCGTGACAATGCTTCCTACCGGTTTTGTGATAAGTCCCGACGGTCTGGGCAATGGAAGTGATGGGGCCGGGTCATTGGTAACTTTATCCATGCAGATTTTGGTTGATTCTAATCTCAATGTTGTGGTTCAACAGTCATCTGTCGACGCTCTTACTACTTTGCTCAACAACACCGTCGATAGTCTCAAGCTTGCCTTCATGAACCAGGAAGATCTTTTCTTTACTTAG